Proteins co-encoded in one Gadus morhua chromosome 6, gadMor3.0, whole genome shotgun sequence genomic window:
- the selenop gene encoding selenoprotein Pa: MWVCLSLLSALCLLPGGGAESQGGGPQCQLPPDWKIGEVMPMKEAEGRVTVVALLQASULFCLVQASNMDGLRQKLENQGLVNVNYMVINHQGIQAQRLHSMLTTRLSSSISLYKQGDQDADVWQALKGEKDDFLIYDRCGRLTYHITLPYSIIGQGHVENAIKDTYCKRICGDCSHESVDVPAECTRPVVARPDAAGVGTAVREEGVAHGDGHGRGHHGQGHHHGDQQVVAHAGHDHGHRHHHGGQQVAGQAQQGGVDDGGSLLHSGGQQAADLSLVPQEPQAVLVMQRP; the protein is encoded by the exons atgtgggtgtgcCTCAGCCTGCTCTCGGCTCTCTGCCTGCtccctgggggcggggcagagagCCAGGGAGGCGGGCCTCAGTGTCAGCTGCCACCCGATTGGAAGATCGGGGAGGTGATGCCCATGAAGGAGGCGGAGGGCCGGGTGACTGTTGTGGCACTGCTGCAGGCTAGCTGACTTTTCTGCCTGGTGCAGGCATCCAA TATGGACGGCCTACGCCAGAAACTTGAAAATCAGGGCCTGGTGAATGTCAACTACATGGTAATCAACCACCAGGGGATACAAGCCCAGCGCCTGCATTCCATGTTGACCACCAGATTGTCAAGCAGCATCAGCCTCTACAAGCAGGGGGACCAGGATGCCGATGTGTGGCAGGCCTTGAAAGGGGAGAAGGATGACTTCCTTATTTATGACAG GTGTGGCCGTCTCACCTATCATATCACACTGCCATATTCCATCATCGGGCAGGGTCATGTAGAGAACGCCATCAAAGATACCTACTGCAAACGCATATGTGGGGACTGTTCACATGAG AGCGTGGACGTTCCAGCGGAGTGCACCAGGCCAGTAGTGGCCAGGCCTGATGCGGCGGGGGTGGGTACCGCcgtcagagaggagggggtggcgcATGGGGATGGGCACGGTCGTGGTCATCACGGTCAGGGTCATCACCATGGCGACCAGCAGGTTGTTGCCCACGCCGGACACGATCACGGCCACAGGCATCACCATGGCGGCCAGCAGGTCGCGGGGCAGGCTCAGCAGGGCGGGGTCGACGACGGCGGGTCGTTGCTGCACTCTGGCGGCCAGCAGGCTGCAGACCTGAGCCTGGTGCCGCAGGAGCCCCAGGCCGTGCTTGTCATGCAGCGACCGTGA